GACCTTGTTCACGTCGTCCTTGTGGCGACGCAAGGATTCCAGCTCGCCCTCGTAGATCACCACGTTGTCACGCAGCACGCGGATCGGCAAACCACGGCGCACCGTGCCTTCCTCGACCAGACAGCCTGCAACCGCACCGAAGGCCGACGAACGGAACACGCTGCGCACCGCAGCAACACCCACGATCTTCTCGGCCGTATCGGTACCGAGCAGGCCCGACGCTGCATCACGTACGTCATTGATCACATCATAGATGACGCTGTAATAACGCAGTTCCAGCCCGGCTTCCTGCGCCTTGCGACGAGCCACGCCGTCAGCACGCGTGTTGAAACCGATGATCATGGCTTTGGATGCGGTCGCCAGGTCCACGTCGGACTCGGAGATGCCGCCCACGCCATTGGCCACGACCTTGATCTCGACCTCATCGTTGGACATTTTGACCAACGCATCGGCCAGGGCCTCAGCACTGCCACGCACGTCACATTTGAGCAGCACCGGCAGTTCGCGTTTGTCGTCGCCCATGCTGCTGGCCCAGTCACCGAGGCGACGGTCACGCGCCTTGGCACGTGCATCACGGGCCTTGGCTTCACGCACCGAAGCCAGTTCCTTGGCCTTGCGCTCGTCGGTCACGGCGATGGCGTCATCACCGGCTTCCGGCGTACCGCTCAGGCCCAGGACCTGAACCGGGCAACTCGGCCCCGCTTCTTTCACCGGCTTGCCATCTTCATCAAACATGGCGCGGACACGACCGAAATGCTGACCGGCCAGAACCACATCACCTTTGTGCAGCGTACCGGTGCGCACCAGCACCGTGGCAACCGGACCGCGTCCGCGTTCCAGGCTGGACTCGATGACCACACCAGCGGCCGGCCCGGTTTTCGGCGCCTTCAGCTCAAGAATCTCGGACTGCAGGACCAGTGCTTCAAGCAGCTCATCCACACCCTGCCCGGTCATACCGGAGACCGGTATGAACTGCGTGTCACCGCCCCAGTCTTCGGGGATCAGTTCCAACTTGGCCAGTTCGTTCTTGACCCGATCCGGATCCGCGTTTTCCTTGTCCGACTTGGTGATCGCAACCACGATCGGCACATTGCCGGCACGCGCATGCTGCACCGCCTCTTCGGTCTGCGGCATGACACCGTCATCCGCGGCCACAACCAGAATCACGATATCGGTAACCGCGGCACCACGTGCACGCATCGCCGTAAAGGCGGCGTGACCCGGGGTATCCAGGAAGGTCACCAGACCGGAATCCGCCTGCACCTGATAGGCGCCAATGTGCTGGGTAATGCCGCCAGCCTCACCCGCGGCCACACGGGCTTTACGGATGTAGTCGAGCAAGGTGGTCTTACCATGGTCAACGTGACCCATGATCGTCACCACAGGCGGACGCGATTCGCTGTCCAGGGCGTCCACATCGACTTCGCGGACTTCCTTGAGCAGGTTTTCCTCTTCGTCCTTGGCGCCGACCGGAATGGCTTTGTGACCCATTTCCTCGACCACCAACTGGGCGGTGTCCTGATCCAGGCTTTCATTGATGGTGGACATCATGCCCATGCCCATCAGAATCTTGATCAGTTCGGAAGCCTTGACGGCCATGCGCTGGGCCAGATCACCCACGGTGATCGAGTCCGGAATTTCCACGTCACGGATGACCGGCGCCGTAGGCCGCTCAAACCCGTGCTGGGTGTCCACCTTGACCGCGCCGCGACCACCGGTCGCACCTTTCTTGCGCCGTTTGCCGCGCTTGTTCTCGGCCACGTGCAGCTGTTCGGTCTTGCCTTTGCGCCGAGTCTTCTTGCGTGCTTCCTTCTCGCGGGCTTCACGCTCGGCCTTCTCACGCTCTTCACGCGAACGGGCCAGATCGCCTTCCTGCTCCTGCGCACGGCGCAGGTTTTCCAGCACGCGGCGACGCAGATCGGAAATTTCCGTGCGCAGATGCTCCGGTTCAGCGCTGTCGCGCTCACCACTGGCGGCTGCGGCCGGCTCGGGTTTTGACGGCGCTTCAGCCGCAGGGGCTTCAGCCACCGGCGCTTCAACAGGCTCAGGCTCTGCTTTCGGCTCGGGCTCAGCTGCCGGCTCGGGTTCAGGCTCCGGTTCCGGCTCGGGCGCAACCTCAACCTCAGGCTCTAGTTCCGGCTCAGGTGCAACCTCAACCTCAGGCTCCGGCTCAACCTCGGCTGCAGGCGGGGCCTCGGCCACCACCTCTTCAACCGTGTCCGCTTTTGCTTCCGGCTCAGGCGCAGCCTCAGCAACCGGCTCTGCAGCCGTCACTTCAACCACATCCTCCTCTGTTTCCACGCTCTCGATCACTTCTTCGAGCGGCTCATCA
The Oceanococcus atlanticus DNA segment above includes these coding regions:
- the infB gene encoding translation initiation factor IF-2; protein product: MAVTTVRELAEQTKMPVERLLAQLGDAGVNVADADAPISADEKKQWLEHLQGKPKKGSLGLGGSKKISLKRKEQTELKVAGARGARAKTINVEVRKKRTIVRPEADEPLEEVIESVETEEDVVEVTAAEPVAEAAPEPEAKADTVEEVVAEAPPAAEVEPEPEVEVAPEPELEPEVEVAPEPEPEPEPEPAAEPEPKAEPEPVEAPVAEAPAAEAPSKPEPAAAASGERDSAEPEHLRTEISDLRRRVLENLRRAQEQEGDLARSREEREKAEREAREKEARKKTRRKGKTEQLHVAENKRGKRRKKGATGGRGAVKVDTQHGFERPTAPVIRDVEIPDSITVGDLAQRMAVKASELIKILMGMGMMSTINESLDQDTAQLVVEEMGHKAIPVGAKDEEENLLKEVREVDVDALDSESRPPVVTIMGHVDHGKTTLLDYIRKARVAAGEAGGITQHIGAYQVQADSGLVTFLDTPGHAAFTAMRARGAAVTDIVILVVAADDGVMPQTEEAVQHARAGNVPIVVAITKSDKENADPDRVKNELAKLELIPEDWGGDTQFIPVSGMTGQGVDELLEALVLQSEILELKAPKTGPAAGVVIESSLERGRGPVATVLVRTGTLHKGDVVLAGQHFGRVRAMFDEDGKPVKEAGPSCPVQVLGLSGTPEAGDDAIAVTDERKAKELASVREAKARDARAKARDRRLGDWASSMGDDKRELPVLLKCDVRGSAEALADALVKMSNDEVEIKVVANGVGGISESDVDLATASKAMIIGFNTRADGVARRKAQEAGLELRYYSVIYDVINDVRDAASGLLGTDTAEKIVGVAAVRSVFRSSAFGAVAGCLVEEGTVRRGLPIRVLRDNVVIYEGELESLRRHKDDVNKVEAGTECGIAVKNYDDVRENDRIEVYERVEVQRTLEAAD